The sequence below is a genomic window from Dioscorea cayenensis subsp. rotundata cultivar TDr96_F1 chromosome 6, TDr96_F1_v2_PseudoChromosome.rev07_lg8_w22 25.fasta, whole genome shotgun sequence.
ATGCTGATCAAATGCAGTATTAAACTCGCTAAAGATTCAAAAACCTCTTAAACAATGAATTCTCACAATCGATATCCTTCACCAATAATGCAACAAAGTGAATCAAAACTTTTATTAAAGATTCAAagaacaaagaatcaaaataattattccaAGACTATGCCTTCAATAACGCAACAAGTGAATCAAGACTTgaattaaagattttaaaaaaaaaaactcaaaaactaTGCCTTCAACAATCAAATTCTTTAATGAATAATGGAACAAATGAGTTACCAATCTTTTTAAGTCAATGCATTCTGACAAATGAAATCTATTGATAAATAACACAGCAAGTAAATTGGCactcttctccatctttcttCCTAGAAAGAGTAGTCATATTCAATGTAAAACCTTAAAATAATTTACCTccaaaatgatgaagaacaaTGGACGCAGCCACAGTGACATTAAGCGAAGCAGTGCCCCCTCCATACTGAGGAATGTAAACAAAGAAATCACAAATCTCGCATTCCTTCTCCGATAGTCCCATTCCCTTCTCAAACCAAACAGGAAAAAgttcatctttttctcatcattCAAAGCCTAAATACAAACTCAGAACTTTCAGAACAACGAAAACAATCCCAAACCTCGTTGCCGAGAAGGAACGCGGTGCTTTTCGTGAAAGGCTGAGCATTTACAGGGAAGGCGCCATCGGCAATCTCGACGCCACAGATGTCGCATCCAAGGTCTTCCTTCAGGTACCGGCGTGCATCAGAGAGGGAGTGGAAGTGGCGGAAGCGGAGGTGGGAGGCGGAGCCGTGTGAGCCGAAGGAGTTGAAATCACGACGACCGATGAGGACCATCTCGGAGACACCAAAAGCCACCGCGCTGCGAGCTAGGGTTCCGATGTTGTGGCGCTTCGCGACGTTGTGCACCACCACGTAGCTCTccgccaccgccgccgccgccgcggTCGAAGCCATAGTTGGTGGGACTGCAAGCGCGAGAGAAGCAAGAgcttgagaaaaacaaaataagaaacatttgGAGGGCTTGGACGTTAAATTGCCGCCAGAAAaactttcataatttttaaatatgttggGGTTTCTTATGAATAATGAGGCTGAGTTAATTATCAGTGTAATTTtgaggttttttaatttttcattttgaagtattttttaaatattataatttgagttaaataagttttctttttatttaattaatttttttataatatatattatgaaacaCTAAATcataggttttttattgaaaaatgcataatgatttttattgataattacttttttttatctaatttaaaaatacaataatatacattacaaaataattctatataaataaagacACAAAAAATTTCTATAATATACGTGGAAATATTATTGTAGGTCACCAAATTATACCCAATTCATATTTTGGATATCGaattttgatttgtatcaaaatggtcacccaaatttcaatttaatttcagAAAGATGTTAGTCAAGATCCGGTCAGATGATTCTGACGTGGACGGCAGAAATCCAACTTAGTGGTCAGATTTCCAAATCACTTGGCCCAGTGACTTTGGGCGCGTGGATTAAAGGGCCACATAGGTTCCATATCATATTATTTAGGCCACATCAACCCCTTTgttcttaaattcttttattttcttcttttcttcttctcatcttttctATTTGAGAATCCCTAGCGAGACAATGGAAACTACGGGGAGAAGAAGGTGTAATTCCAAGTGATCTATCTCTTAAGTGCGGGAAGGAAGGAAGCCACATTCGACCATCGGGGAAGTTAGATAAGGAGGAAGAAAGCTTTATGACGCCGAATTAGGGTGGATGACGTGGAAATCCGGTGACTACGTTGGATTTTTGGCGTCCACGTCAAAATCATCTCACAGAATTCTCTTGGGTAACAACTTCTTGAAGAGAAATGATCCCACAAACACAATTTGGTAGTAATTATGATGGAGCCGAGTTGTGCCTCATCCCGCCATTAGATTGCTTCAATTTAGTGGCTTTCTAAGACATATGACAACAATCTTTTGATGTAATTACCATTTTTAtccctatattatataataaataaataacaaaatttataaacctaTAGCTAAAAATGAGCCATGTCTTAGTTCAGTAGTAGTTACTCACGCAACCAACtccattgaattattttttctattcaaaTTGGGTGAATATTTTGATATAATCAAAACTCAATACCCAAAATAAGAATCGGTATAGTTTGGTGACCAGCATTAATAGCTTCTTGAGAGTATTTTATATAGAAAGCCCtgatctttttaatattttaacgtCATTTATGTGCTAGTCATGCCAGCCAAAACATGAGTTTTTTCAAGTGCTATGCAGTTTTTATTAAGGTATTTCCCTGTTGTTTGGAAATTTTCCCCTGCCATCTTCTGCAGTTTCATTGATGGCCCCTTCAGGGTCCCCCTTCCCCTTCACCCAGGTACCAAGCTTGGTACTTCCTAGGCTAACGTTGTCATTGCCGGTCCGAAGGTGTCTTCTTCTGACATTCCTCTCCATCTCCAGAAAGCTCACTTTGACAAAATCAAAAACTATTATGTTTCCTCAGTGGTGATCGATGATGACCTCTAGCTTTCGACAAGAGACTTCATGAACTCTTCTTTGTATGCTAAGTTTTTAGATAAGGCTCTTCCTTTGGACCAAGCTAAACTTACCTGAGCTGATGCTTGGAGAGGTCTGGGGAACTTCTCGGCTCCCAATGCCTCTTAGTCCTTTGGAAATCCAAATAGCCGCTTGTCAGAACCCCCAACAAGTGATTATTTGCAGCTTTCCAATGAGCCTCATCCCCCTTCGGATCTTATGCTTGTTCCCTCAGGGAATCCCATTGAGCCCTCCTAGGAACCCATGCTCATTTCTTCAGTTTCCTTACCTCCTTACTCTCAGTCAAATTCCTTGGAGGATCGGCACTTGTTGGTGGTGGAAAAAATGGTCAAGGCTCTTGCTGATTCTCCTCATAGTGACCAAATTATGGATGGCTCTTTCCTCTGAAGACTTTGGCCCTTCTCATGAGGTTGATAATGAGGTGATCCTTAGTCACGCTCCGAAAGATCTCAAATATGAATCTTTAGCAAGACAAGCTCCGTCGAAgaggagcacaaaaacaaaaaaagaagaagctcCCCGTTAATTTGaaactttctttctttgtttctttctttttatctctTCACTATATTTCTTATGGACTTAAAAATTATCTCGTGGAATTGCAGGGGTCTCTCCAACCTTAACACCATGAACTGGATTCAAGATTTGATGAAAAAGGAATAATCCAGATTTCATTTGTCTGGTTGAAACTAAAACTACTACTTTGAGAGTGAAAAGATTCCGTGATCGGATAAACCATAGCTAGGATTGGGCGATTATCCCTTCTAATGGTTTCTCTGGTGGGATCATTGTGATTTGGAACAAGTCCGTTGGTAATGTCACTCTGATTGCGGTCTCTCGTTCTGCTCTTTCACCTTGTAATCTTTACCACTAATGGTACCTGGATTCTCACTACGGTCTACAATACTCAGATTCTTTCTAAACATAAGCGCCTTTGGCGCGCGCTCTCTCTAAAATCACTCTTCTTGACTTTCCTTAGCTCCTTAATGGTGACTTTAATGCCATTGTTAGCCCTGAGGAACATAAGGAAggtttttttcaaaagttatgCTTCAAAATCTAGATCtttctataaatttattttggataataatcttcatgatcttggtTTTTCAAGTCCTTGTTTTACTTGGTGCAATGCTCAACAGGGTCTTGCTCACAAGTGGGCTAGACTAGACCATTTTTTGGCTACTACTTCATGGCTTCTTAATTTTCAGGATTTTATAAACCACCATTTGCCTCGCACCAACTCAGACCATTATGTGTTGTTCCTACATGTTCACTTGtccaaaaaattttcaaaatttttttttagatttgataatttttttgttggattatGAGGGTTGTCATAATAGTGTTTTGAATGCTAGTCTAATGATTCTTCTACTTCTCCTATGCATTCTTTCATGCATTGTGTTTCCCGAACCAAACATAATATCTTTAGGTGGACGAAAACTGGCCTCAGCCACATTAATGAGGAGCTCTACAACATCCA
It includes:
- the LOC120263994 gene encoding uncharacterized tRNA/rRNA methyltransferase YsgA is translated as MASTAAAAAVAESYVVVHNVAKRHNIGTLARSAVAFGVSEMVLIGRRDFNSFGSHGSASHLRFRHFHSLSDARRYLKEDLGCDICGVEIADGAFPVNAQPFTKSTAFLLGNEGMGLSEKECEICDFFVYIPQYGGGTASLNVTVAASIVLHHFGVWAGFPERSREGNKFIVAEKPLKQASRNYCAESIESVIKERKIRKETNKHGFFEESQTDGDTQSTNFLDTLFSS